In a single window of the uncultured Dysgonomonas sp. genome:
- a CDS encoding relaxase/mobilization nuclease domain-containing protein: MIAKNIKGKGFAGCVRYVLSDKHELLEAEGVLADSAESIIRSFAMQRSMRGEITKPVGHIPISFAPEDKPRMTNEFMLQLAKEYMQEMGIGNTQYIVVRHHNSDNDHLHIVYNRIDNDLKLISVNNDYKKNIKVCKKLKDKHSLTYGTGKERVKREKLNHPDKAKYQIYDAIRAAIVNSPDYKTLENLLKPYGVTMQFKHRRGTDLVEGVSFAKNDCSFKGSQVDRLFSHKKLSAMMDIVRLHQETVRQQGQQPKTPKIFGLKLTVEQYDTLKKEGFVFLENMTNSKGKLFSGYVFSDDKESRYFALKDRPDEFVKYGQYEMRRMDKRLIEAGYITKAKVKWYGDGFAYPYLWKPDSVKDEAAAQLVGYELLDNSDYCQSWGDPREKISEITPISLIDAPSISDTIADVGDTLADAASTMGGLFDIQPSSGGEQQEIPKKKKLQKQKRRGRRQ, translated from the coding sequence ATGATCGCTAAAAATATAAAAGGAAAAGGTTTTGCGGGCTGCGTTCGCTATGTTTTGAGTGACAAACATGAGCTGCTGGAAGCCGAAGGTGTGCTGGCGGATAGTGCCGAAAGCATCATCCGCAGCTTTGCCATGCAACGCTCTATGCGAGGCGAAATTACCAAACCTGTGGGGCATATACCTATTTCGTTTGCTCCAGAAGATAAGCCCAGAATGACTAACGAGTTTATGCTGCAACTCGCCAAAGAATATATGCAAGAGATGGGGATCGGAAATACGCAGTATATTGTGGTGCGCCATCATAATAGCGATAACGACCACTTGCATATTGTGTACAATCGTATTGACAACGACTTGAAATTAATATCCGTCAACAATGATTATAAGAAGAATATTAAGGTATGTAAGAAGCTGAAAGACAAACACAGTTTAACATACGGCACAGGCAAAGAGCGGGTCAAACGGGAGAAGTTGAACCACCCCGACAAGGCAAAATACCAGATTTATGATGCTATTCGGGCGGCTATTGTCAATAGTCCCGACTATAAAACACTTGAAAACCTGCTTAAACCTTATGGAGTGACTATGCAATTTAAGCACCGCAGGGGAACGGATCTAGTTGAAGGAGTTTCGTTTGCAAAGAATGACTGTTCGTTCAAAGGTTCACAGGTGGATAGGCTGTTCAGTCACAAAAAGCTCAGCGCTATGATGGATATTGTCCGGCTGCATCAAGAGACGGTTCGACAACAGGGGCAGCAACCGAAAACGCCAAAAATATTCGGACTAAAACTGACCGTTGAGCAGTATGATACGTTGAAAAAAGAAGGTTTTGTATTCCTCGAAAATATGACCAACAGCAAAGGCAAGCTTTTTTCGGGTTATGTATTTTCGGATGATAAAGAGAGTCGGTATTTTGCTCTCAAAGACCGTCCCGACGAGTTTGTGAAATACGGACAGTACGAAATGCGAAGAATGGATAAACGGCTCATTGAAGCGGGATATATCACCAAAGCAAAGGTAAAGTGGTATGGTGACGGTTTTGCCTATCCTTACCTGTGGAAGCCTGATTCAGTAAAGGATGAAGCAGCGGCACAGCTTGTAGGGTACGAACTTTTGGACAATTCCGATTATTGCCAGTCGTGGGGTGATCCGAGAGAGAAAATTTCCGAAATAACACCGATTTCATTAATAGACGCTCCGTCAATAAGCGATACCATTGCAGACGTTGGAGATACATTAGCGGATGCAGCTTCTACCATGGGTGGGTTATTCGATATCCAGCCTTCTTCGGGCGGTGAGCAACAAGAGATACCCAAAAAAAAGAAGCTCCAAAAGCAAAAGAGACGGGGACGGAGGCAATAA